The nucleotide window TAACACCAAATAAAAAAGGTCGACACCTATATTTAATGTGCCAAGGTGTAACAATGTCACCATTTGACAGCACAATAGACGGAAAAATTGTTTGAGGCAATCCAAATGGAAGTGTAAATTGTTTTACCTGGGCAGCCTCGTTTGCAGCATTCCTAGTCCACAATGCAAGTTTGTCTTGCCTCTGGCGCACACTTGCTACCACCCCACAGATCTCATCACCCTCATCAAATTGCTCTCCAATCAGTGCCATCaactacaaaataaaataacagtCCAATATCATTGCTAGAGAAAAAACCCAGATATAACAACAATACATAGTGCTTATTCCAACACAAACAGTGAGCAAGAAACAGCTTGACGCTCAAATAACGGTTCTCACAATTGAGGAGACCATGACTATATATACAAAGAAATTTTCTCTTGCCAGACAGTTTGGCATGTTCTGTTGCATTGTTAATCAAAACAGTTACATAGGCAAAACAACTCTGAACGTATGATGTTGATGCAGTCCGGTAACAGAGCATGCCAGTGCCTAATACAAAATATACATGCATACATATACAGATCAATAGTAAGAAAAATGAGGAAGAAAGTGAAATCTCACAGTTTCTAGCCACATGGTATCAAGGTTGGCCTTCCTGCTGCTGGTGACAGTCCACTTCCCTCCATTAGCACATTCAGGATCCTCCCATTTCGGTTCAACCCCAGCCCTGAACAAGTGGAACTCAGCATTTGCTGGAAACTTGCTCGGCTTGAATATCTGATCATACAAACTGCAATTTAAAGAATCGGAATCAGATTAAAGTACAGCACTTAAAACATATGCACTTGCATATAACTGTGATTCGTATTCCCAGCATCAGAAACTCATATTCAAACTATGAATTCCAAAAAATTCAAACACAtctcttcttgtattttctagAGCATTCTTTATTTCGAACCAGTCTCTTTCTCTTCGCTCCCTCTCACCCCTCTCTCTTTGTTAACTAACTCTTAAGTACCAAAATCAAACTACAACAAGGAAGGGAAACAAACTAAGAAAATGCTATAAAACCAAGAACCCAAAAACATGCAGAAAATCAAAAACTTACACATATCTGTATCAACACTGAAAGTTAAAGCATAAATTCAACAACTtggaaacaacaacaaaaaaaataaaacaccaaAATTTTGAGTATATTATACAAAACTTTTTCAGCAACCAAACATTAGGTAAAGAGCATATCACCAATTAACAACAAGAAAGATCAGCACAGACCCACATCACCAAGAACAGTAACAATTCTAAAAAGACAAACCAAAATCCCTAATCCACTAAAACCTAATAGAGAAAAGGAGCAAGATTTATAGAAAAGATGAGAGATTGAAAGCTATGCGTACCACCAAAACTCCTGGACGGTGTCAAAGGTGTAGGCTTTTTTGAGAGAGGAGCCCCAAGCAGCGCCACTTTGCTTGGGCTTAGATTGGTTGTCGAACCAGAAGGTCCACTTTCTCTCGAGCTTTTGGGGCCCGCTGCTCTTTGTCTCTGCTGCCGCCGCCGCGGCGGTGGTGTTGTCCTCCACGTCGGATAACGGCGGTGCCGGTGCTGCTACTTCCGTCGCCATTTACTCTTGTGTCTCTGGGTTTTGGAATAACGatgagaggaggagaagaaaagagaaggcCTTTGTTTTGGAATCAGGTATTTATAGCTGAAGGATCGGGCATTGGATTTGCCCTGGCTTGACCCGATGGGTCGGCATCGGGCATTGGATTTGCCCTGGCTTGACCCGATGGGTCGGCTTGGGCCAGGGAACTCAACTAGAGTGTTAAGGCTATCCCagtgtatggtttgaaacaccCAGCAGTATTGGGCCACAATGATCATCctgaattatttatttatttttaagatAAATCATAGGATTTGATGGCTGAATCAATATCTTTATTTATCTTTATACTAATTAGCTTGATTCTAGGTTTTTTGACTTTGTAGTAATAATTACTGTCATTGATGTACTTAGACTTAATTTGTGTAATCACATGGCTACATGTCTATAAGTACCAATGCAATCTCAAATTTGAGGTGCACAACACAATTACAAAATCATTATCTTTCATGGTAATCAGAGCTCTAGTCTAGCaacattaacatatatatatatatatatatatatatatatatatatttctcctCCCTCCCATTCTCCTGTTGTAATGGCCACCTCAAGCACCACTTCTAGTATCATCTCCTCTTCCGTCTCCAATACCATCTCCTCATCCAGCACCACTTTAAACACTGCTCCATTAATTACCAACTTCTTGAATATCAAACTAGATGGGACCAACTATTCCTATGGCTAGCTCAACCTGTTCCCAGCTTGCACAGTCGCAATTTGATGGGTCTAACGAATGCTCTCCTTGTTTACTGTTAATGACAACCTTAATGATTGATGCAATCAATC belongs to Rosa chinensis cultivar Old Blush chromosome 4, RchiOBHm-V2, whole genome shotgun sequence and includes:
- the LOC112201080 gene encoding eukaryotic translation initiation factor produces the protein MATEVAAPAPPLSDVEDNTTAAAAAAETKSSGPQKLERKWTFWFDNQSKPKQSGAAWGSSLKKAYTFDTVQEFWCLYDQIFKPSKFPANAEFHLFRAGVEPKWEDPECANGGKWTVTSSRKANLDTMWLETLMALIGEQFDEGDEICGVVASVRQRQDKLALWTRNAANEAAQMSIGRKWKEIIDVTEKITYSFHDDSKRERSAKPRYNV